From the genome of Hydrogenophilus thermoluteolus, one region includes:
- the paaN gene encoding phenylacetic acid degradation protein PaaN, with the protein MSQEWFTRHQALLEEAVRAIHTRGYWTPFPEMPSPKVYGENAMAEGKAAALAYHDREFPLQDQGTPERWVATERSPYGVELTPKYPVFAVETLVRQAENAMPAWQRLGPEGRVGVLLEALVRLNQRSMEVAHAVMYTTGQGWMMAFQAGGPHAQDRGLEAVAYAWDEMSRIPKAAVWEKPQGKNPPIKMEKRYEIVGRGVGVVIGCGTFPTWNTYPGLFAALATGNPVIVKPHSNAVLPAAITVRVLRDVLTEAGCDPNVVQLAVFDDRQATQQLVQHPAVKSIDFTGGCAFGQWLIDNCRQAQVYAELAGVNTVVIESTDDYAGLLKNLAFTLSLYSGQMCTTTQAILVPAQGVQTPDGVKPYETVVADLAAAIDAFLSDPRVAFAVLGAVQSDETMARIDAANRGDFGAVALASKALTHPEYPNARVQTPVLITCDENDEAAYLEERFGPIAFVVRCADRDAALARAERIVREHGALTLGCYSIDPAYQERMVDASLRAGVALSFNLTDGVYVNQSAAFSDYHGTGLNPAANASYCDAAFVARRFAVVQRRWHVKE; encoded by the coding sequence GTGTCTCAAGAATGGTTTACGCGCCATCAAGCGCTGCTCGAAGAGGCGGTGCGTGCGATTCACACGCGTGGCTACTGGACTCCGTTCCCCGAAATGCCCAGTCCGAAAGTCTACGGGGAAAATGCGATGGCCGAAGGCAAAGCGGCAGCGCTTGCCTACCACGACCGCGAATTCCCTTTGCAGGATCAAGGTACGCCCGAGCGGTGGGTCGCAACCGAGCGGTCGCCTTACGGGGTGGAATTGACGCCGAAGTACCCGGTCTTTGCGGTCGAAACCCTGGTCCGCCAGGCAGAAAACGCGATGCCCGCGTGGCAGCGTCTTGGCCCCGAAGGGCGGGTGGGCGTGCTGCTCGAAGCGTTGGTCCGTTTGAACCAGCGCAGTATGGAAGTGGCGCACGCAGTGATGTATACCACCGGCCAAGGGTGGATGATGGCGTTCCAAGCAGGGGGGCCGCACGCGCAGGACCGTGGGCTCGAGGCGGTTGCGTATGCGTGGGACGAAATGAGCCGGATCCCCAAAGCGGCGGTCTGGGAAAAACCCCAGGGCAAAAATCCCCCGATCAAGATGGAGAAGCGCTATGAGATCGTCGGCCGCGGCGTCGGCGTGGTGATCGGTTGCGGAACCTTCCCCACGTGGAATACCTATCCGGGGCTCTTTGCGGCGTTGGCAACTGGCAACCCGGTGATCGTCAAACCCCACAGCAACGCAGTGTTGCCTGCGGCGATCACGGTACGGGTGCTGCGCGACGTATTGACCGAGGCCGGGTGCGACCCGAACGTGGTGCAATTGGCGGTGTTCGACGATCGCCAGGCTACCCAGCAGCTCGTCCAGCACCCGGCGGTGAAGTCGATCGATTTCACCGGCGGCTGCGCGTTCGGGCAATGGCTCATCGACAACTGCCGCCAGGCGCAGGTCTATGCAGAACTGGCCGGGGTCAATACCGTCGTGATCGAATCGACGGACGACTACGCTGGCCTGTTGAAAAACCTGGCGTTTACGCTTTCCCTCTATTCCGGTCAGATGTGCACCACGACGCAGGCGATTTTGGTTCCCGCGCAAGGGGTACAGACACCCGACGGCGTGAAGCCGTACGAGACCGTGGTTGCCGACCTGGCCGCGGCAATCGACGCGTTCTTGTCCGATCCGCGGGTGGCGTTCGCGGTGCTGGGCGCGGTGCAGTCCGACGAGACGATGGCGCGCATCGATGCGGCGAACCGGGGCGATTTCGGTGCCGTGGCACTGGCGAGCAAAGCGCTCACCCACCCCGAGTATCCCAATGCCCGCGTGCAAACGCCGGTGCTCATCACCTGTGACGAAAACGACGAAGCGGCCTATCTGGAGGAGCGTTTCGGGCCGATCGCGTTCGTCGTGCGTTGCGCCGACCGCGACGCGGCGCTGGCGCGCGCCGAGCGGATCGTACGCGAACACGGCGCATTGACGTTGGGGTGCTACTCGATCGATCCCGCGTACCAGGAGCGGATGGTCGATGCGAGCCTGCGTGCCGGTGTCGCGCTTTCGTTCAATTTGACCGACGGCGTCTACGTGAACCAGTCGGCAGCGTTTTCCGACTACCACGGTACCGGTCTCAACCCGGCGGCGAACGCCAGCTACTGTGACGCAGCGTTCGTCGCGCGCCGTTTCGCTGTCGTGCAGCGCCGTTGGCATGTGAAGGAGTAA
- the paaY gene encoding phenylacetic acid degradation protein PaaY — MPFYEIDGLKPVVHPTAFVHPDAVVIGDVFIGEGCYVAPLASLRGDFGRIILEAGSNVQDCCVLHGFPGCDTVVGVNGHIGHGAILHGCRIGEDALVGMNAVVMDEAEIGAGSIVAAHAFVKAGFVAPPRSLVVGAPAKIVRQVTDEELAWKQEGTRTYQDLTRRSLATLRPCTPLAQAEPGRKRFEMPGVVPLVAKRREGS; from the coding sequence GTGCCCTTTTACGAGATCGATGGGCTCAAGCCCGTGGTCCATCCCACCGCGTTCGTCCATCCGGACGCGGTGGTGATCGGGGACGTGTTTATCGGCGAAGGGTGTTACGTGGCGCCGCTCGCGAGTTTGCGTGGTGATTTCGGCCGCATCATCCTCGAAGCCGGGAGTAACGTCCAGGATTGCTGCGTGCTGCACGGCTTTCCCGGCTGCGACACGGTGGTCGGGGTCAATGGCCACATCGGGCACGGCGCGATTCTGCACGGCTGCCGAATCGGTGAAGACGCCCTGGTGGGCATGAACGCGGTGGTGATGGACGAGGCCGAAATCGGTGCGGGGTCGATCGTCGCTGCGCACGCGTTCGTCAAAGCCGGGTTCGTCGCACCGCCCCGTTCGCTCGTCGTCGGGGCGCCAGCGAAGATCGTGCGCCAGGTCACCGATGAAGAGCTGGCGTGGAAGCAGGAGGGGACGCGCACCTACCAAGATTTGACGCGCCGTTCCCTCGCGACGCTGCGCCCTTGTACACCACTGGCTCAAGCCGAACCGGGACGGAAGCGCTTCGAGATGCCGGGGGTGGTTCCGTTGGTGGCGAAGCGGCGGGAAGGGAGCTGA
- a CDS encoding c-type cytochrome, which translates to MMNRQPPSRVLGMFCAAVAALLLSACQPEPQDTKPGQPVATRQKLFKAMLREFEPMGVMLREGPFDAARFEGHFRRFLDLAEKPWPYFREDTCYPPAKVKPQTCTDLAGFERRKEAFLGAVAGLNTAVQKELGTLAPQGSARAETQARAALKAAYDRVYDTCQDCHRDYRKK; encoded by the coding sequence ATGATGAACCGACAACCGCCTTCTCGTGTTTTGGGGATGTTTTGCGCTGCGGTCGCGGCGTTGCTCCTTTCCGCCTGTCAGCCAGAGCCGCAAGACACCAAACCGGGGCAACCCGTCGCGACGCGGCAGAAGCTGTTCAAAGCGATGCTGCGCGAATTCGAGCCGATGGGGGTGATGTTGCGCGAAGGGCCGTTCGACGCCGCGCGCTTCGAAGGCCATTTCCGTCGCTTCCTCGATTTGGCCGAAAAGCCCTGGCCCTATTTCCGCGAGGACACCTGCTACCCGCCCGCAAAGGTCAAGCCCCAGACGTGTACCGACCTTGCCGGGTTCGAACGCCGAAAAGAGGCTTTCCTGGGAGCGGTTGCTGGGCTCAACACCGCGGTGCAAAAGGAGTTGGGCACACTCGCACCGCAAGGAAGTGCCAGAGCCGAAACGCAGGCGCGTGCGGCACTCAAAGCGGCGTACGACCGCGTCTATGACACGTGCCAAGATTGCCACCGTGACTACCGCAAAAAGTGA
- a CDS encoding cobalamin-binding protein produces MTRAKIATVTTAKSDPAQTDSERAAWAQGIAHDPWPQRIVCLTEESVETLYLLGEERRIVGISGFTVRPPQARKEKPKVSAFTSAKIDEILKLEPDLVIGFSDMQAEIAATLIRAGVEVWVSNHRSVAGILAYIRRLGAWVGASERTEALVAQLTAGLHAVAEAANRLPVRPKVYFEEWDEPMISGILWVHELIALAGGEPLFPERAQAPLARDRIIADPAEVVRAAPDLIIGSWCGKKFRPEQVAARPGWGAIPAVARGQLVEIKSPLILQPGPAALTDGLQALAQAIERAAQAAAQSRPGCDRTV; encoded by the coding sequence ATGACACGTGCCAAGATTGCCACCGTGACTACCGCAAAAAGTGATCCCGCGCAAACCGATTCGGAACGTGCCGCATGGGCGCAGGGGATCGCGCATGACCCGTGGCCGCAGCGGATCGTCTGCTTGACCGAGGAGAGCGTCGAAACACTCTACCTTTTGGGCGAGGAGCGGCGTATCGTCGGGATTTCGGGTTTTACCGTGCGGCCGCCGCAAGCACGGAAGGAAAAGCCAAAGGTCTCGGCGTTCACGAGTGCCAAGATCGACGAAATCCTGAAGCTCGAACCCGATCTGGTGATCGGCTTTTCCGACATGCAAGCGGAGATCGCCGCGACCCTGATTCGCGCCGGGGTCGAGGTCTGGGTGAGCAACCACCGGTCGGTGGCGGGGATCCTCGCCTACATTCGGCGCCTGGGGGCGTGGGTTGGCGCGTCGGAACGAACGGAGGCGCTCGTCGCGCAACTGACCGCGGGGTTGCACGCCGTGGCCGAGGCCGCGAACCGCCTGCCCGTGCGGCCCAAGGTCTATTTCGAAGAGTGGGACGAGCCGATGATCAGCGGCATCCTCTGGGTGCATGAGCTGATCGCGCTGGCGGGCGGTGAACCCCTTTTCCCGGAGCGGGCGCAGGCGCCGTTGGCGCGTGACCGGATCATCGCCGACCCGGCGGAGGTGGTGCGTGCCGCGCCCGATCTGATCATCGGTTCGTGGTGTGGCAAGAAGTTCCGCCCGGAGCAGGTGGCGGCGCGCCCGGGGTGGGGCGCGATCCCCGCGGTGGCGCGCGGGCAGCTCGTCGAGATCAAATCGCCGCTCATCCTGCAACCGGGACCCGCGGCGCTCACCGATGGGCTGCAAGCGCTGGCGCAGGCGATCGAGCGGGCGGCGCAGGCAGCTGCGCAATCTCGACCCGGTTGCGACCGGACCGTTTAG
- the maiA gene encoding maleylacetoacetate isomerase — protein sequence MYRLYSYFRSSAAYRVRIALELKGIPYEIVPVNLLQGEQKRETHKARHPAGLVPVLEVTTADGHTQRFTQSLAIIEYLDEIHPTPPLLPADPFARAQVRALAQLVACEIHPVNNLRVLNYLTGTLGVDEANKLAWYRHWIAEGLAALEAMVTAAENPGGPFAWGDSPTLADCCIVPQLFNARRFECDLTPYPRLTAIEAACQKLPAFQKAAPATQPDAR from the coding sequence ATGTACCGCCTCTACAGCTACTTCCGCAGCTCCGCCGCGTACCGTGTCCGCATCGCACTTGAACTCAAAGGGATTCCCTACGAAATCGTGCCGGTGAACCTCCTTCAGGGCGAACAAAAACGCGAAACCCACAAAGCGCGCCACCCTGCGGGGCTCGTCCCGGTACTGGAAGTGACCACAGCGGATGGCCATACGCAGCGGTTCACCCAATCGCTCGCGATCATCGAATACCTGGACGAAATTCATCCCACCCCTCCGCTGCTTCCCGCAGATCCGTTCGCACGCGCCCAGGTTCGCGCGCTGGCACAGCTCGTCGCGTGCGAAATCCACCCAGTCAACAACCTGCGGGTTCTCAACTACCTCACCGGGACGCTTGGGGTCGACGAAGCGAACAAATTGGCGTGGTATCGCCACTGGATCGCCGAAGGGCTCGCAGCGCTCGAAGCGATGGTCACCGCAGCCGAAAACCCGGGCGGCCCCTTTGCTTGGGGCGATTCCCCCACGCTGGCCGACTGTTGCATCGTGCCGCAACTCTTCAACGCGCGGCGGTTCGAATGCGATCTCACGCCCTATCCACGACTCACCGCAATCGAAGCGGCTTGCCAGAAACTCCCAGCGTTTCAGAAAGCAGCACCTGCGACGCAGCCCGACGCGCGATAA
- a CDS encoding fumarylacetoacetate hydrolase family protein: MKLATLKAGGRDGTLVVVSRDLTRCQPVPEIAPTLQKALDDWANVAPQLAAVYEALNAGAARHAQPFDPRTCASPLPRAYQWADGSAYLNHVELVRKARGAEMPPAFYDDPLMYQGGSDSFIAPYDPIRAKVSWGIDFEAEVTVVTTDVPMGIDPVAARNHIALVMLVNDVSLRNLIPNELAKGFGFFQSKPASSFSPVAVTPDELGDAWRDGKVHLPLRVNLNGKPFGFPNAGVDMQFDFGRLIAHAATTRELEAGSIIGSGTVSNKQGGLYGSKVENGGVGYCCIAEVRMLEIIETGKPQTPFMQDGDTVTIWMTDDAGNDIFGRIENRVEALPEG, from the coding sequence ATGAAGTTGGCCACCCTCAAAGCGGGTGGCCGGGATGGCACGCTGGTCGTCGTTTCTCGCGACCTGACCCGCTGCCAACCGGTCCCCGAAATCGCTCCCACCCTACAAAAAGCGTTGGATGACTGGGCGAACGTCGCCCCGCAACTCGCCGCGGTCTATGAGGCCCTCAACGCAGGCGCCGCCCGCCACGCCCAACCGTTCGACCCGCGTACCTGCGCCTCACCCCTACCCCGAGCGTACCAATGGGCGGACGGTTCCGCGTACCTCAACCACGTCGAGCTGGTGCGCAAAGCACGCGGCGCCGAAATGCCCCCCGCTTTTTACGACGACCCCCTGATGTACCAGGGTGGCTCGGACAGCTTCATCGCTCCGTACGACCCCATCCGCGCCAAAGTGTCGTGGGGCATCGACTTCGAAGCGGAGGTCACCGTCGTCACCACCGACGTGCCGATGGGCATCGACCCCGTTGCCGCGCGCAACCACATCGCGCTGGTGATGCTGGTCAATGACGTCAGTCTTCGGAACCTGATCCCAAACGAACTCGCGAAAGGGTTTGGCTTTTTCCAATCGAAACCGGCAAGCAGCTTCTCACCGGTTGCGGTGACCCCGGACGAACTGGGTGACGCGTGGCGGGACGGCAAAGTCCATCTGCCGCTGCGGGTGAACCTCAACGGCAAGCCCTTCGGTTTTCCCAACGCCGGGGTCGACATGCAGTTCGATTTTGGCCGCCTGATCGCCCACGCGGCGACGACGCGCGAACTCGAAGCTGGCTCGATCATCGGTTCCGGCACCGTCTCGAACAAACAAGGGGGCCTCTACGGTTCGAAGGTCGAAAATGGCGGCGTCGGCTACTGCTGTATCGCCGAAGTACGCATGCTCGAAATCATCGAGACCGGTAAACCGCAAACCCCCTTCATGCAAGATGGCGACACCGTCACCATCTGGATGACCGACGACGCCGGAAACGACATCTTTGGCCGAATCGAAAACCGGGTCGAAGCGCTGCCGGAGGGGTGA
- a CDS encoding VOC family protein: MSLIKKIHHVAYRCHDAYETAKWYEKHLGMKLILSIAEDEVPSTKEPDPYMHIFLDAGNGNILAFFELPTRPPMGRDPNTPAWTQHIAFEVESMDVLLETKARLEAEGIEVVGPTDHALFQSIYFFDPNGHRIELAANTLRPGMLEALDKVKWEMLEAWRQTKRAPQHARWMHDGRYKTMFPESQ; the protein is encoded by the coding sequence ATGAGCCTCATCAAAAAGATCCACCACGTTGCGTATCGGTGCCACGACGCCTATGAGACGGCCAAATGGTACGAAAAGCACCTGGGGATGAAATTGATCTTGTCGATCGCCGAAGACGAGGTCCCGTCGACCAAAGAGCCAGACCCCTACATGCACATCTTTCTCGACGCCGGGAACGGCAACATCCTGGCGTTCTTCGAACTCCCCACCCGTCCGCCGATGGGGCGCGACCCCAACACCCCGGCGTGGACGCAGCACATCGCGTTCGAAGTGGAATCGATGGACGTGCTTCTCGAAACCAAAGCGCGACTCGAAGCCGAAGGGATCGAAGTGGTCGGCCCCACCGACCACGCGCTCTTCCAATCGATCTACTTTTTCGACCCCAACGGCCACCGCATTGAACTCGCTGCAAACACCCTTCGCCCCGGCATGCTCGAAGCACTGGACAAAGTGAAATGGGAGATGCTCGAAGCGTGGCGGCAGACGAAGCGGGCACCGCAACACGCCCGTTGGATGCACGACGGCCGTTACAAAACGATGTTCCCAGAAAGCCAATAA
- a CDS encoding DUF2783 domain-containing protein yields MSLNTQSNFHNPEKHTFYDYSPGDDFYAMLIEAHRDLSDEQSALLNARLVLLLANHIGDLRILEEAITAAKADL; encoded by the coding sequence ATGTCACTCAACACCCAATCCAACTTCCACAACCCGGAAAAACACACTTTCTACGACTATTCCCCCGGTGACGACTTCTACGCGATGTTGATCGAAGCGCACCGTGACCTGAGCGACGAGCAAAGTGCGCTCCTCAACGCGCGGCTGGTACTGCTCCTGGCAAACCACATCGGGGATCTGCGCATCCTCGAAGAAGCGATCACCGCAGCAAAAGCCGACTTGTGA